One bacterium genomic window, CGCGAATGACCGACGACTTCACATCATCCGGCGTGTAGCGGCGAATGGCCTGCAGCACCTTGGTCTTCTCGTTGCGCACAGCTTCGGGATCGAGCGACGCCGGCGGTTCGAGGGCAATCATCGAGAGGATCTGCAGCAGATGATTCTGCATCATGTCCCGCAGCGCGCCGGTCTCTTCATAGTAGGCCGCGCGGTCTTCGACGCCGAGGGCTTCCGCCGCGGTAATCTGCACGTGATCGATGTAATGATTATTCCACAGCGGTTCGAGAATCGTGTTGGCCAGCCGTAGCACAAGAATATTCTGCACCGCCTCTTTGCCCATGTAATGGTCAATGCGGTACACCTGCTCCTCGGGAAAGACCTCCTGCAGCGTATGTGCCAGCTTGCGCGCGGAATCCAAATCATGCCCGAACGGTTTTTCGACGATGATCCGCGCCCATGCGCCATCGGTCGGCTTGTTCAGGCCGCCTTTGCCGAGTTCGGTGACAATCGGTTCGAAAGCAGACGGCGGCACTGCCAGATAAAAGAGCACATTGCCCCGGGTGCCGCGCTTTTCGGACAGGTCCTTGAGCATGTCCTGAAGCTGCGCGAAACCTTCGCCCGTGCCCGGATCGTCGGTGCAGGGAAAGATCCGCGCGGCAAACTGCTCGCGGAACCGCTCATCCTGCACCACATCGGGCGCGAACTCCTGCGCGGAATCGAAGATGGTTTTGCACATCTCCTCTTTGGACATCTCCCGCCGCGTCACCCCGATCATGAAGGTGCTCTCGGGCAGTTTGCCTTCCTGCATCAGGCTCATCAGCGCGGGAAACAACTTGCGCCGCGCCAGGTCGCCCACCGCGCCGAAGATCACCAGTCCACAGGGATCCGGCGGCCTTTCGGCAATCAATCCGCTGCGAAAGGGATTGGCGGCCAGTTCCATTAAGGATTCGGAAACGTCGGTCATAGGGTTTGGAAGTCGATGGTGGCTTGCACGAGCTGATCAATCATTCCGTCATCGAGAGGCGAGTGCGATCCATCGGGAATGATCCGCAAATCGGAGTTGGGCAATACCTGATGCAGATCCCACGCCGCGCGCACCGGGCAGATAACGTCATAGCGGCCCTGCACCATGCGCAGCGGTATGTTGCGCATGGCGGAAGCATTTTCCAGAATCCAGTTGTCGGACTTCATGAAGAAATCATGATAGGTGTAGGCGCACTCGATGCGGCCCACAGACAGTGCCCGCTGCGGCTCTTCGAAGACCTCGAGAGTCGCGGGATCGGGAAAAAGGCACATGGTGGCCGACTCCCAGCGGTCCCACGCCTGTGCCGCTTTCAATTGCAGTTCCTTGTCTTCACCTGTCAGGCGCACATAGTAGGCTTTGACCATGTCGTCGCGCTCAGCTTCGGGAATCAGGCTCTGGAAACGCACCCATTCATCGGGATAGATTTCCGACATGCCGAACTTGTGCGTCCACACCGTCTCGGAAGGCCGCGCGAGAAATACGCCGCGGATAATTACACCCTTGACATGAGCGGGATGGGAGATGGCATAGCAGAGCGCGAGTGTGCTGCCCCAACTGCCGCCGAGCACCACCCAGCGGTCAATGCCCAGATGGCGGCGCACCTTCTCCAGATCTTCTACCAGGTCCCACGTGGTATTCTCCCGCAGTTCCGCATGGGGAGTGCTGCGGCCTGAGCCGCGCTGGTCCACCAGCACCACGCGGTATTTCTGCGGATCGAAGAAGCGGCGGTAATCGGGAATGATGCCGACTCCCGGCCCGCCGTGCAGAAACACCGCCGGCTGCCCGTTGGGATTGCCGACCTCTTCATAGAAGATTTCATGCAGATCGGAGACCTTGAGCCGGCCAGTGGCATAGGGCTCAATGGGCGGATAGAGAATATGGCGGGACATATGCAGTTCTCACAATTTAGAAAATGTGTGATGGCAAGCCGTCGTGATTCTTCTGCCGGTGGCGGGCAGAACCCCCTCTTATTCCTCAAACCCACCGCCTATCCAGCTCGCTCCCGCGTGCTGAATTCGCAAGGTTGCACCACGCGGGAGCGTGGCGCCTAGTGGATATGGAAGGAACCCCCTTCTGATTCCCCCTTTTTCAAAGGGGGAAGGATCGGAGTTTCCCCCCTTAGCATAAGGGGGGATAAAAGGGGGGTATCGGGTCGCTGACGAGCAGCAGAGCAATCCGCGTTTCATGATCCCCGACTGTCAGGAATCTATCGTCTTCATCGCGTGGCCGCCGAACTGGTTGCGCAGGGCGGAGAGCAGGCGGAGGCCGAATGCATTGTCGTGACGCGAGGCAAAACGGGCAAACAGTGAGGCGGCAATGGCATAGGCGGGGACTCCGGTTTCGATGGCCTGCTCCACGGTCCAGCGGCCCTCGCCGGAATCATCCACCCAGGCTTTGACGTGATCGAGGCCGGGGTCGGCGCGCAACGCGTCCGTGGCCAGTTCCAGCAGCCAGGAGCGCACCACGCTGCCGTGTTGCCAGAGTTCCGAGACCTCGGTCAGATTGAGCGGGAACGGGCCTTCCTTGAGGATCTCAAAACCCTCGGCATAAGCTTGCATCATCCCGTACTCGACTCCATTATGGACCATCTTCACAAAATGTCCCGAACCCACCGGGCCGGTATGCAGATAGCCTTTGACCGGAGCAAGGCTCTTGAAAACCGGTTCCACATAGGAGAAAGGCTCGGGATCGCCGCCGATCATCAGGCAGTAGCCCTCCTTCAGACCCCACACCCCGCCCGAAGTTCCGGAATCGAGGAAGTGGATCCCCTTCTCCTTCAGCAGTCCGGCGCGGCGCACGGAATCCCTATAAAAGGAGTTGCCACCGTCAATCACAATATCCCCGGGGCTCAAGAGGCCTGACAGTTCCAGCACGGCCTGCTCCACCGGATCTCCGGAAGGGATCATCAGCCAGATTACCCGGCGGCCCTTCAGCGTACTGACGATCCCCGCGAGGTTCGCCGCTCCGATAGCTCCCTTTTTGACGGCCGCCGCAACCGCCTCTGCCGTGCGGTTTGCCGCCACTACCGAGTGACCATCGCGCAGCAGTCTCTCCGTCATATTGCCGCCCATGCGGCCCAAGCCCAACATTCCAATTTGCATGGCAAACCTCAGCAAGCCCTTGGTAAGGTTGTATCTGTCGAAAAATTAACACTTTTTTGTGTGATCTGCAACTGCTCCGCTACAGGTCGTTATCATTTGGATCTTACCGGAAAATTTGACTTATTTAGATACACCTTGACATGACAATTCCAGATTATTCCGGTGGAATAGAAAGGACATTTTTGCATGAAATGGCTGTTGATTTTGCTGGTGTGCGTGACAGCGGCAAATGCCGATGTGACTCGCAAACAAACGGTTAGCTCTCAGTTTATGGGGGCAAATGAGGGAACGACGATTGAGTACTACTCCGCGGACCGTCACGCGACGGAATCCACGCTGAAGTGGACGCGGGGAATGATGAAGACTGCCACTGGCGGCAAGACGGTAGAATCGGGCAGCATCGTCCGGCTGGATAAGCAGCTTGTGTGGTCGATCAACCCCAAGGATAAAACCTATACCGAGATGACCTTCGAGCAGTTCCGCGAGATGCTCAAAAAGGGCAATGCCGAAGTGGAAAAGGCCGAAGGCGAGCGCCCGGATACCGCGCGGGAGGAAATGTACACGTGGACCGTGGTGGACAAATCCGAGGCCCAGCCGAAGATGATCGGCGGCTGGAATTGCCGCAATGTCCGCATCGAGGCCACAGGGGTCAGCAAGGCCGATTCGATGGACAAGGTTATCATGACCATCGATACCTGGAACAGCCCCGATGTGCCCGGAGCCAAGGAGATTACCGAATTCGGTGAGCGCTATGTCAAGGCTCTCGGATTGGACAAAGAGGCCCTGACGCCCGGCTTGATGCAGGCCTCGGCCATGTACCAGAAACAGTTCAAGGAGCTGATTGAAGCCGCGCGCAAGGCACCGGGGGAACCCGTACAGAGCCTGATGGAGATCAAACGCAACCAGCTTAAGGGGCCGGATATCGGCAAGGCCATTGCCGAAGGCGCCAAGAATGAGCTGATGGGCAAGCTGCCCTTCGGGCGGAAGAAGGAAGCTCCCAAGGAGCAGAAGCCCGAATACGAAGTGAAGGTCAAGTTCAGCGTGACAAGCACGTTGACCGAAGCTTCGACCAGCGCAACCGATGCGGCCAAGTACGAAATTCCGGCGGGCTACAAGCTGAAGAAGTAGTTCCTGCGCCGAAGGATATGAGATGAAGAAGGCTCCCGCCGTGGCGGGAGCCTTCTTTTTGTAAGCAGAATCCTGTGCGGAAGCGATTACTTCAGCAGCATCATCTTGCGCATGTCGGTGAACGAGCCGGACTCGAGGCGGTAGAAGT contains:
- the pip gene encoding prolyl aminopeptidase, with translation MSRHILYPPIEPYATGRLKVSDLHEIFYEEVGNPNGQPAVFLHGGPGVGIIPDYRRFFDPQKYRVVLVDQRGSGRSTPHAELRENTTWDLVEDLEKVRRHLGIDRWVVLGGSWGSTLALCYAISHPAHVKGVIIRGVFLARPSETVWTHKFGMSEIYPDEWVRFQSLIPEAERDDMVKAYYVRLTGEDKELQLKAAQAWDRWESATMCLFPDPATLEVFEEPQRALSVGRIECAYTYHDFFMKSDNWILENASAMRNIPLRMVQGRYDVICPVRAAWDLHQVLPNSDLRIIPDGSHSPLDDGMIDQLVQATIDFQTL
- the zwf gene encoding glucose-6-phosphate dehydrogenase; this encodes MTDVSESLMELAANPFRSGLIAERPPDPCGLVIFGAVGDLARRKLFPALMSLMQEGKLPESTFMIGVTRREMSKEEMCKTIFDSAQEFAPDVVQDERFREQFAARIFPCTDDPGTGEGFAQLQDMLKDLSEKRGTRGNVLFYLAVPPSAFEPIVTELGKGGLNKPTDGAWARIIVEKPFGHDLDSARKLAHTLQEVFPEEQVYRIDHYMGKEAVQNILVLRLANTILEPLWNNHYIDHVQITAAEALGVEDRAAYYEETGALRDMMQNHLLQILSMIALEPPASLDPEAVRNEKTKVLQAIRRYTPDDVKSSVIRGQYAAGTVGGKNVPGYREEKGVDPKSRTETFCALRLWVDNWRWHGVPFYLRTGKRLPKRITEVAIQFKPVPHMIFPVSPVDLVEPNVLSIRIQPGEGIILKFIVKLPGHAVRLRSVSMEFRYGASFGGRISDAYERLLLDAMLGDPTLFARFDAVEEGWKFAMPLLNTWQAEQDGPLPHYPAGSWGPSEADQLIEQDGREWRIL
- the gnd gene encoding decarboxylating 6-phosphogluconate dehydrogenase, producing MQIGMLGLGRMGGNMTERLLRDGHSVVAANRTAEAVAAAVKKGAIGAANLAGIVSTLKGRRVIWLMIPSGDPVEQAVLELSGLLSPGDIVIDGGNSFYRDSVRRAGLLKEKGIHFLDSGTSGGVWGLKEGYCLMIGGDPEPFSYVEPVFKSLAPVKGYLHTGPVGSGHFVKMVHNGVEYGMMQAYAEGFEILKEGPFPLNLTEVSELWQHGSVVRSWLLELATDALRADPGLDHVKAWVDDSGEGRWTVEQAIETGVPAYAIAASLFARFASRHDNAFGLRLLSALRNQFGGHAMKTIDS